A single genomic interval of Microbacterium oleivorans harbors:
- the hrcA gene encoding heat-inducible transcriptional repressor HrcA: MVSERGLQVLRAIVQDYVDTREPVGSKSIVERHAFGVSAATIRNDMALLEDEDLIAAPHTSSGRVPTDKGYRVFVDHLAGLRPLSSAQRSAIATFLDGPSDLDDLLVRTVRALTQLTGQVAMVQYPSFARAQVSHLELVDLGGGRLVVIVVTDTGRVSQRVGVVRTVLDEAQFAVAKATLRAAVTGSSIRDASQAVSALAGDVSSRDAIGEAVREIARILVEELETFRQDRLVMAGTATLARREADFRGSIYPLLEAIEEQVTLLRLMGEMVTDERGVATRIGRENEAFGLSEASVVTSDYDVPGSHARVGLMGPTRMDYPTNLATVRAVAHYLSRLLEDDESSR, from the coding sequence ATGGTTTCGGAACGCGGACTGCAGGTGCTGCGGGCGATCGTGCAGGACTATGTCGACACCCGTGAGCCCGTCGGCAGCAAGTCGATCGTGGAACGCCATGCCTTCGGAGTGTCGGCGGCGACGATCCGCAACGACATGGCGCTGCTCGAGGACGAAGACCTCATCGCCGCGCCGCACACGTCGTCGGGACGCGTCCCGACGGACAAGGGATACCGGGTGTTCGTCGACCACCTCGCGGGGCTGCGTCCGCTCAGCTCTGCTCAGCGCTCCGCCATCGCGACCTTCCTCGACGGCCCGAGCGACCTCGACGACCTCCTCGTGCGCACTGTCCGTGCTCTCACCCAGCTCACGGGGCAGGTGGCCATGGTGCAGTACCCGTCGTTCGCGCGGGCGCAGGTGTCTCATCTCGAGCTGGTCGATCTCGGCGGCGGGCGCCTCGTGGTGATCGTGGTGACCGACACCGGGCGCGTCTCGCAGCGCGTCGGGGTCGTGCGCACAGTCCTCGACGAGGCCCAGTTCGCTGTCGCGAAGGCGACCCTGCGCGCCGCGGTGACGGGGAGCTCGATTCGCGACGCGTCGCAGGCCGTCTCCGCCCTCGCCGGCGACGTGTCATCGCGCGACGCGATCGGGGAGGCTGTGCGCGAGATCGCCCGGATCCTGGTCGAGGAACTCGAGACCTTCCGGCAGGACCGTCTGGTGATGGCCGGCACCGCCACGCTCGCTCGGCGGGAGGCCGACTTCCGCGGCAGCATCTACCCGCTGCTCGAGGCGATCGAGGAGCAGGTGACCCTCCTGCGCCTCATGGGCGAGATGGTCACCGACGAGCGGGGAGTGGCGACCCGCATCGGCCGTGAGAACGAGGCCTTCGGGCTCTCGGAGGCATCCGTCGTGACGAGCGACTACGACGTCCCCGGCTCCCATGCGCGGGTCGGGCTCATGGGGCCGACCCGGATGGACTACCCGACCAACCTCGCGACGGTCCGCGCCGTCGCCCACTATCTCAGCCGGCTGCTCGAGGACGACGAGAGCTCCCGCTGA